Genomic DNA from Thermus thermamylovorans:
TCAAATGTGGTGGCCAATTACATACCCTGGACAAGCCCTTGGGCTTACCCTATAATCACTAAGGCTGTTGGGCCGTTAGCTCAGCTGGCAGAGCAACCGACTTTTAATCGGTAGGTCGCAGGTTCGAATCCTGCACGGCCCACCAAAGCGGGGCCCCATCGTCTAGCGGTTAGGACGCGGCCCTCTCAAGGCCGAAACGGGGGTTCGATTCCCCCTGGGGTCACCACGGGCGGCTAGCTCAGCCGGTCAGAGCGCTCGCCTTACAAGCGAGAGGCCAGAGGTTCGAATCCTCTGCCGCCCACCACGATGGAAACGCAAAACTCCCCGGCTCGGAAGTGAGGCGGGGAGACCCTTTTATGGCACTTGGCCTCAGGCCTGAGGTCTAAGCGGCCATGCACGGAGGTTGCCCCATCGACAAGGCTTGATGCGGCTCGCCCGTGGTCTTTTTGGGGTCTTCGTTTTGGCGCAACCCACATTCCGCACCCCTCCCACCTTCCCGTAGGATTTTGGGGTGGCAGAGACTCCCGACCTGCAGGTGTACGACCTCGGNTTGGTGGCCGGCATCCTGGACCGCATTGGACTGGTATCCCTGGTGGACAGGCGGGTAGGTCCCCGCCCGGGGGAGAAGGTGAGCACAGGGGTAGCCCTGAAGGCCGCGGTCCTCAACGCCCTGGGTTTCCTCTCCTCCCCCCTTTACCTCTTCGGCCACTTCTGGGAGGGCAAGCCCACGGAGTGGCTCTTGGGGGAGGGCATCACCCCGGACCTCCTCAACGACGACCGCATGGGGCGGATGCTGGACAGCCTGTATGCGGTGGGGGTGACGGAGCTCTTCCTGGAGGTGGCCAAGGAGGCCCACCGGGCCTTTGCCTTCCCGGTGCGGGCCTTGCACGTGGACACCACCAGCTTCCACGTGCACGGGCGGTATGAGGGGACGGGGGAGGAGGAGGCTATCCACCTGGTGCGGGGGTACAGCCGGGACCACCGGCCGGACCTCAGGCAGTGGGTGATGGGCCTGGTGTGCAGGGACACGGGGGGCATCCCCCTGCTCTTTGCTCCTGAGGACGGGAACGCTGCGGACCGCAAGACCCTGGTGGACCTGGTGTCCCGGTACCGGGAGGCCTTGGACCTGGGGGAGGTGGTGGTGCTGGACGGGGCGGGCTACACCCGGGAGAACCTGAAGGCCCTGGGGTCTTTCCCTTGGATCCTGCGGGTGCCGGCCACATTGCGGGAGGCCAAGGCCTTGCTTGGGGAGGAGTTTCCGGAGGGGGCGTGGGTTTTCCTGGCCCCGGGGTACCGGGGGCTGGAGGTGGAGAGGACCTACGGGGGCGTACGGCAGCGGTGGGTGTTGGTGGAGA
This window encodes:
- a CDS encoding IS1634 family transposase; this translates as MAETPDLQVYDLGLVAGILDRIGLVSLVDRRVGPRPGEKVSTGVALKAAVLNALGFLSSPLYLFGHFWEGKPTEWLLGEGITPDLLNDDRMGRMLDSLYAVGVTELFLEVAKEAHRAFAFPVRALHVDTTSFHVHGRYEGTGEEEAIHLVRGYSRDHRPDLRQWVMGLVCRDTGGIPLLFAPEDGNAADRKTLVDLVSRYREALDLGEVVVLDGAGYTRENLKALGSFPWILRVPATLREAKALLGEEFPEGAWVFLAPGYRGLEVERTYGGVRQRWVLVESAARGEEERGRLEERIGRAQREAEGVLRRLLARRFACERDARRALEEASRGLAYHRLVYLGVREERRRGKVGRPRKGESPLGVGYRLLARVERDEGKVAKAKRGLGRFLLATNVLERERLSLGEVLERYKGQTRTVERGFRFLKDPMFFTGSTFLKRPERVMALGMVMALALLVYALGEWELRRRLEEEGEGVPDQKGKSTARPTLRWVFQLFCKIRAMPVTWLRLVVLEGRVAVLNLKPHHERVVRLLGVERYYLLE